From the Deinococcus aquaticus genome, one window contains:
- the xdhC gene encoding xanthine dehydrogenase accessory protein XdhC produces MNWREALNALHTRGEAGVLVTVAAARGHTPREAGAKMLVTADQTWDSVGGGNLEATAVDRARALLATGATTPDLLTLRLTDRAANDHGRQCCGGEVTLLLEPMQAARAHVAVFGVGHVGLELARILSRLPLHLHLVDSRAAQLTPERLSVLSDAAATLHVHHSPIPEMTLHDLPAGTHLIVMTHDHAEDAALIDAALRRPEMGFVGLIGSAAKWTRFQAQLRDLGHPPAALARVTTPIGLPDLIRGPQRKHPAVIALAVAAQLLPLIQAAPALQTLPAPERTP; encoded by the coding sequence GTGAACTGGCGTGAGGCCCTGAACGCCCTGCACACGCGGGGCGAGGCGGGCGTGCTGGTCACGGTCGCGGCCGCGCGCGGGCACACGCCGCGCGAGGCCGGCGCGAAGATGCTCGTCACCGCCGACCAGACCTGGGACAGCGTGGGTGGCGGGAACCTCGAAGCGACCGCTGTGGACCGTGCCCGCGCCCTGCTGGCGACCGGCGCGACCACACCGGACCTGCTGACGCTGCGCTTGACCGACCGCGCCGCGAACGACCACGGCCGCCAGTGCTGCGGCGGCGAGGTCACGCTGCTGCTCGAGCCCATGCAGGCCGCCCGCGCGCACGTCGCCGTGTTCGGCGTGGGGCACGTGGGCCTGGAACTCGCGCGCATCCTGTCGCGCCTGCCGCTGCACCTGCACCTCGTGGACTCACGCGCGGCCCAGCTGACCCCCGAGCGCCTGTCGGTCCTCTCGGACGCCGCCGCGACCCTGCACGTGCATCACTCCCCGATTCCCGAGATGACCCTGCACGACCTGCCCGCCGGAACGCACCTGATCGTCATGACGCACGATCACGCCGAGGACGCCGCCCTGATCGACGCCGCGCTGCGCCGACCGGAGATGGGATTCGTGGGCCTGATCGGCTCGGCCGCCAAGTGGACCCGCTTTCAGGCGCAACTGCGCGACCTGGGCCACCCGCCCGCCGCCCTGGCGCGCGTCACCACGCCCATCGGCCTGCCGGACCTGATCCGGGGGCCGCAGCGCAAGCACCCGGCCGTGATCGCGCTGGCGGTCGCCGCGCAACTTCTCCCGCTCATTCAGGCGGCGCCTGCCCTCCAGACGCTTCCCGCCCCAGAAAGGACCCCGTGA
- the guaD gene encoding guanine deaminase, with protein sequence MTSPTSAPTLYRATYLHTPRNPFTHPDALDAQSDGGLLVQDGVIRAAGPFADIRAAHPDAPVTDLRGGLLLPGFIDTHVHYPQVRVIGGLGLPLLDWLDQCALPEEARMADLAYARGVARDFIGGLIGAGTTTALVFGSHFAGAVDAFFEEATRTGLRAVTGLVVSDRLLRGELHTTPQRAYDEGRALIERWHGAGRNLYAVTPRFSLSASEGILDACAALMRDFPGVRFTSHVNENTREIQTVRDLFPGARDYLDTYERAGLVGRHSVLAHNVHPTDRELSVMAAHRCTAAHCPCSNSALGSGFFPLRRHLDAGVHVSLGSDVGGGTGFSLLKEGLQAHFMQNLMPGGVPLSPAHLLYLATLAGAEALDLPHTGSFEPGRAFDAVHLNPAPGTPLDAVFRHAASPERALAAAFATGTPADVARVWIGGDTVLGS encoded by the coding sequence GTGACTTCCCCTACCTCTGCCCCCACCCTGTACCGCGCCACCTACCTGCACACGCCCCGCAATCCCTTCACGCATCCGGACGCACTGGACGCCCAGTCGGACGGCGGCCTGCTCGTCCAGGACGGCGTGATCCGCGCCGCCGGACCCTTCGCGGACATCCGGGCCGCGCACCCGGACGCCCCGGTCACCGACCTGCGCGGCGGCCTGCTGCTGCCGGGCTTCATCGACACGCACGTCCACTACCCGCAGGTGCGCGTGATCGGCGGGCTGGGACTGCCGCTCCTCGACTGGCTCGACCAGTGCGCCCTGCCGGAGGAGGCCCGCATGGCCGACCTTGCCTACGCGCGCGGCGTGGCCCGCGACTTCATCGGCGGGCTGATCGGCGCCGGGACGACCACCGCGCTGGTGTTCGGGTCGCACTTCGCGGGCGCCGTAGACGCCTTCTTCGAGGAGGCCACCCGCACCGGCCTGCGCGCCGTGACCGGCCTGGTCGTCAGCGACCGCCTGCTGCGGGGCGAACTGCACACCACGCCCCAGCGCGCCTACGACGAGGGCCGCGCCCTGATCGAACGCTGGCACGGCGCGGGCCGCAACCTGTACGCCGTGACGCCCCGCTTCAGCCTGTCGGCCAGCGAGGGCATCCTGGACGCCTGCGCCGCCCTGATGCGCGACTTTCCCGGCGTGCGCTTCACCAGCCATGTCAACGAGAACACCCGCGAGATCCAGACCGTGCGCGACCTGTTCCCCGGCGCCCGCGACTACCTCGACACCTACGAACGCGCCGGACTGGTCGGCCGTCACTCGGTCCTGGCGCACAACGTCCACCCGACCGACCGCGAACTGTCCGTGATGGCCGCGCACCGCTGCACCGCCGCGCACTGCCCGTGCAGCAACTCCGCGCTCGGCAGCGGCTTCTTCCCGTTGCGCCGCCACCTGGACGCCGGCGTGCACGTCTCGCTGGGCAGCGACGTGGGCGGCGGCACCGGCTTTTCCCTGCTGAAAGAAGGCTTGCAGGCGCACTTCATGCAGAACCTGATGCCCGGCGGCGTGCCCCTGAGCCCCGCGCACCTGCTGTACCTCGCCACGCTCGCCGGGGCCGAGGCGCTGGACCTGCCGCACACCGGGTCCTTCGAGCCGGGCCGCGCCTTCGACGCCGTGCACCTGAACCCCGCGCCCGGCACGCCCCTGGACGCCGTGTTCCGCCACGCCGCCAGCCCCGAACGCGCCCTGGCCGCCGCCTTCGCCACCGGCACGCCCGCCGACGTCGCCCGCGTCTGGATCGGCGGGGATACCGTACTGGGCAGCTGA
- a CDS encoding metal ABC transporter permease: MDALLTPLLAPLGYDFMLRALLVSSLVGAVCAVLSCFITLKGWSLMGDAVSHAVLPGVVLAYLLNLPFVIGAFVFGLISVSAIGFIQSRSRVKEDTVIGVVFTALFSLGLVMISRVSSDVHLSHILFGDVLGISQDELWQTVIAGAVALGAILILRRDLLLYVFDATHARSIGLNTGFLYAALLVILALTIVSALQTVGVILVVAMLITPGATAYLLTDRFSRMMWLAVATGVLSSLLGTYVSYFLDGATGACIVLTQSVLFGLAFLFAPKHGQLARRRQQRLEREAELQG, from the coding sequence ATGGACGCCCTGCTCACCCCACTGCTGGCCCCCCTCGGGTACGACTTCATGCTGCGCGCCCTGCTGGTCTCCTCGCTGGTCGGCGCAGTCTGCGCGGTCCTGTCGTGCTTCATCACCCTCAAGGGCTGGTCCCTGATGGGCGACGCCGTGTCGCACGCCGTGCTGCCCGGCGTGGTCCTGGCGTACCTGCTGAACCTGCCGTTCGTGATCGGCGCGTTCGTGTTCGGCCTGATCAGCGTCAGCGCCATCGGCTTCATCCAGTCCCGCTCGCGCGTCAAGGAGGACACCGTGATCGGCGTGGTGTTCACGGCGCTGTTCTCGCTGGGCCTCGTGATGATCTCGCGCGTGTCCAGCGACGTGCACCTGTCACACATCCTGTTCGGGGACGTGCTGGGCATCAGCCAGGACGAACTGTGGCAGACCGTCATCGCGGGCGCCGTCGCGCTGGGCGCCATCCTGATCCTACGCCGCGACCTGCTGCTGTACGTGTTCGACGCCACGCACGCCCGCTCCATCGGCCTGAACACCGGCTTCCTGTACGCCGCGCTGCTGGTCATCCTGGCCCTGACCATCGTCAGCGCCCTCCAGACGGTCGGCGTGATCCTGGTCGTCGCCATGCTGATCACGCCCGGCGCGACCGCGTACCTGCTCACGGACCGCTTCAGCCGCATGATGTGGCTGGCCGTGGCGACCGGCGTGCTGTCCAGCCTGCTCGGCACGTACGTCAGTTACTTCCTGGACGGCGCGACCGGCGCGTGCATCGTCCTCACGCAGAGCGTGCTGTTCGGACTGGCGTTCCTGTTCGCCCCGAAACACGGCCAGCTGGCCCGCCGCCGCCAGCAACGCCTGGAACGCGAGGCGGAGTTGCAGGGCTGA
- a CDS encoding metal ABC transporter ATP-binding protein, with protein sequence MSAPALDVQGVSVAYGGGRLALRSATLTLQPGRICGLVGMNGAGKSTLFKTIMGFLPPLRGQVQVFGQPVRQAQKAGVIAYVPQAEDVDWDFPVSVRDVVTMGRQGRMGLLRRPSASDRDAVQAALARVSMADFAERQIGELSGGQRKRAFLARALAQDARLLLLDEPFGGVDVGTSEAITGLLRDLAGSGRSVLVSTHDLGTLETFCDDVALVADRTVLTAGPTAQILTAENLALTFGGRSPLHDPARIPARAPEVR encoded by the coding sequence GTGAGCGCCCCTGCGCTGGACGTGCAGGGTGTGAGCGTCGCGTACGGCGGCGGCCGCCTCGCCCTGAGAAGCGCCACGCTGACCCTGCAACCCGGCCGGATCTGCGGCCTGGTCGGCATGAACGGCGCCGGCAAGAGCACGCTGTTCAAGACGATCATGGGGTTCCTGCCGCCGCTGCGCGGGCAGGTGCAGGTGTTCGGGCAGCCCGTCCGGCAGGCGCAGAAGGCCGGCGTGATCGCCTACGTCCCGCAGGCCGAGGACGTCGACTGGGACTTCCCGGTCAGCGTGCGTGACGTGGTCACCATGGGCCGCCAGGGCCGCATGGGCCTGCTGCGCCGCCCGTCCGCCAGCGACCGCGACGCCGTGCAGGCCGCCCTGGCGCGCGTCTCCATGGCCGACTTCGCCGAGCGGCAGATCGGGGAACTGTCGGGCGGGCAGCGCAAACGCGCCTTCCTGGCCCGCGCGCTGGCGCAGGACGCCCGCCTGCTGCTGCTCGACGAGCCCTTCGGCGGCGTGGACGTCGGCACCAGCGAGGCCATCACGGGTCTGCTGCGCGACCTCGCGGGCAGTGGCCGCAGCGTCCTGGTCAGCACCCACGACCTGGGCACCCTGGAAACCTTCTGCGACGACGTGGCCCTGGTCGCCGACCGCACCGTCCTGACCGCCGGGCCGACCGCGCAGATCCTCACCGCCGAGAACCTCGCCCTCACCTTCGGGGGCCGCTCCCCGCTGCACGACCCGGCCCGCATTCCCGCGCGCGCCCCGGAGGTCCGCTGA
- a CDS encoding metal ABC transporter substrate-binding protein: MKMLLLSAALLCVAGTLSACRPAEQTPTQTGAGTTDAGTDPEGRPRVLTTFTILADMTRNVAGDRIEVVSITRPGAEIHGYQPTPSDLIRAQGADLILNNGLNLERWFTRFTQDSEAPTVTLTDGITPVNISADAYAGKPNPHAWMSPKNALIYVENIRRALTDLDPDGADTFRANADAYAAQIREVDQQLSTQLGQLPPNRRALVTCEGAFSYLARDYGLKELYLWPVNAEEGQGTPRQIRAVIDGVRAQGVPAVFCESTVPDKGMRQVAAEAGARYGGDLHVDSLSDEVPTYLDLLRRDADTILAGLTGEQP, translated from the coding sequence ATGAAGATGCTGCTGCTCTCCGCCGCTCTGCTGTGCGTGGCCGGCACCCTGTCCGCCTGCCGCCCTGCCGAGCAGACCCCCACCCAGACCGGCGCCGGGACCACCGATGCCGGGACTGACCCCGAAGGCCGCCCCCGCGTCCTGACCACCTTCACCATCCTGGCCGACATGACCCGCAACGTCGCCGGCGACCGCATTGAGGTCGTGTCCATCACCAGACCCGGCGCGGAAATCCACGGGTACCAGCCCACGCCCAGCGACCTGATCCGCGCGCAGGGCGCCGACCTGATCCTGAACAACGGCCTGAACCTCGAACGCTGGTTCACCCGTTTCACGCAGGACAGCGAGGCGCCCACCGTCACGCTCACGGACGGGATCACGCCCGTGAACATCTCGGCCGACGCCTACGCCGGCAAACCCAACCCGCACGCCTGGATGTCCCCGAAAAACGCCCTGATCTACGTCGAGAACATCCGCCGGGCCCTGACCGACCTCGACCCGGACGGGGCCGACACCTTCCGCGCCAACGCCGACGCCTACGCCGCGCAGATCCGCGAGGTCGACCAGCAGCTCTCCACGCAGCTGGGCCAGCTGCCCCCGAACCGCCGTGCGCTCGTCACCTGCGAGGGGGCTTTCAGTTACCTCGCCCGCGACTACGGCCTGAAGGAACTGTACCTGTGGCCCGTCAACGCCGAGGAAGGCCAGGGCACGCCCCGCCAGATCCGCGCCGTGATCGACGGCGTGCGCGCCCAGGGCGTCCCGGCGGTGTTCTGCGAGAGCACCGTCCCCGACAAGGGCATGCGGCAGGTCGCCGCCGAGGCCGGCGCCCGCTACGGCGGGGACCTGCACGTGGACTCGCTGTCAGACGAGGTCCCCACCTACCTCGACCTGCTACGCAGGGACGCCGACACCATCCTCGCCGGACTCACGGGGGAGCAGCCGTGA
- a CDS encoding sucrase ferredoxin yields the protein MTRLNLCADESRAAGEDPIGTAPHWAEVTVLELDVPMWARLRDVNAWTPEQQAVFAALREKVEASGAGFGLLMSAPTRRGSPLRVRHYTLADPLHGGPSGGYVRRDYASELSQSDWARGLHDTLIDPSALTGGDRTSGDWTELPAPDGPDLHVCTHGTVDAACGRYGVPVYQALGGAGVRAWRTGHFGGHRFAATAVELPSGLLWAHLTPELAVQVARREVTPAQVAGHLRGFAGLPPLAQLLDRHLLVQYGWDWLNRARRATVETHPDGDHTVTLTASGPHGPETYRAPVLPAASLHLRGSSHSGDAAPVRQFTLGPVTALTPVGSA from the coding sequence GTGACCCGCCTGAACCTGTGCGCGGACGAATCCCGCGCCGCCGGAGAGGACCCCATCGGCACCGCCCCCCACTGGGCCGAGGTGACGGTCCTGGAACTCGACGTCCCCATGTGGGCCCGCCTGCGCGACGTGAACGCCTGGACGCCCGAACAGCAGGCCGTGTTCGCCGCGCTACGCGAGAAGGTGGAGGCGAGCGGCGCCGGATTCGGCCTGCTCATGAGCGCCCCCACCCGGCGCGGCAGCCCCCTGCGCGTACGGCACTACACCCTGGCCGATCCCCTGCACGGCGGCCCGTCAGGCGGGTACGTCCGGCGCGACTACGCCAGCGAGCTGTCTCAGAGCGACTGGGCGCGCGGCCTGCACGACACCCTGATCGACCCGTCCGCCCTGACCGGCGGCGACAGGACCAGCGGCGACTGGACCGAGCTGCCCGCACCGGACGGCCCGGACCTGCACGTCTGCACGCACGGCACCGTGGACGCCGCCTGCGGCCGCTACGGCGTGCCGGTCTATCAGGCGCTGGGCGGCGCGGGTGTGCGCGCGTGGCGGACCGGGCACTTCGGCGGGCACCGCTTCGCCGCGACCGCCGTCGAGTTGCCCTCGGGGCTGCTGTGGGCGCACCTGACCCCGGAACTGGCCGTGCAGGTCGCGCGGCGCGAGGTCACGCCCGCCCAGGTCGCCGGGCACCTGCGCGGCTTCGCGGGCCTGCCTCCGCTGGCGCAACTGCTCGACCGGCACCTGCTTGTCCAGTACGGCTGGGACTGGCTGAACCGCGCCCGCCGCGCGACCGTCGAGACCCACCCGGACGGTGACCACACCGTCACCCTGACCGCCAGCGGCCCGCACGGCCCCGAGACGTACCGCGCCCCGGTCCTACCCGCCGCGTCCCTGCACCTGCGCGGCTCCAGCCACTCCGGGGACGCCGCCCCGGTCCGGCAGTTCACGCTGGGCCCGGTCACGGCCCTCACGCCGGTGGGGAGCGCGTGA
- a CDS encoding FecCD family ABC transporter permease — MKLRPAALLPLAALTLLLSVLLSLALGASDIPLAEAARLLLHPDDSTDSLVIHTLRLPRTLVAALAGAALAVSGLLLQGVTRNPLADPGILGVEAGGALAILIMVVFLPAAPAALFVPAAFLGGVLAALAAYVAARTASVTPLRLALAGVAVASLTGAATRAVQLLFEERAQGALFALSGSLAGRTWEQLAQIAPWLGGGLLLSLLAAPRVNVLTLGEDVARSLGARTDRDRVIVTGLGVLLAAGSVSVCGPVGFVGLIVPHAARALSGPDHRLSLPLAALLGAGFLTLADTAARLIDRPAETPVGILVAAVGAPVFVLIARRVGRRE, encoded by the coding sequence GTGAAGCTCCGGCCCGCCGCGCTGCTGCCCCTGGCGGCCCTGACGCTGCTGCTGAGTGTCCTGCTGTCGCTGGCACTCGGCGCGAGCGACATTCCCCTGGCCGAGGCCGCCCGGCTGCTGCTGCACCCGGACGACAGCACGGACAGCCTCGTCATCCACACGCTGCGGCTGCCGCGCACGCTGGTCGCCGCGCTGGCCGGGGCGGCGCTGGCCGTGTCGGGCCTGCTGCTGCAGGGCGTGACCCGCAATCCCCTGGCCGACCCCGGCATCCTGGGCGTCGAGGCAGGCGGCGCGCTCGCCATCCTGATCATGGTCGTGTTCCTCCCGGCCGCGCCCGCCGCGCTGTTCGTGCCCGCCGCGTTCCTGGGCGGCGTGCTGGCCGCGCTGGCCGCCTACGTGGCCGCCCGCACGGCCAGCGTGACCCCGCTGCGACTGGCGCTGGCGGGCGTGGCGGTCGCCTCGCTGACCGGGGCCGCCACCCGCGCCGTGCAACTGCTGTTCGAGGAACGCGCCCAGGGCGCCCTGTTCGCGCTGTCCGGCTCGCTGGCCGGGCGCACCTGGGAACAACTGGCCCAGATCGCGCCGTGGCTGGGCGGCGGGCTGCTGCTGTCGCTGCTGGCCGCGCCGCGCGTGAACGTCCTGACCCTCGGTGAGGACGTGGCCCGCAGCCTCGGCGCACGCACGGACCGCGACCGCGTGATCGTCACGGGCCTGGGCGTGCTGCTGGCCGCCGGGTCCGTCAGCGTGTGCGGTCCTGTCGGATTCGTCGGCCTGATCGTCCCGCACGCCGCGCGCGCCCTGAGCGGCCCCGACCACCGCCTGAGCCTGCCGCTCGCGGCGCTGCTGGGCGCCGGGTTCCTGACCCTGGCCGACACCGCCGCCCGCCTGATCGACCGGCCCGCCGAGACCCCGGTCGGCATTCTGGTCGCGGCGGTCGGCGCGCCCGTGTTCGTACTGATCGCCCGCCGCGTGGGCCGCCGCGAATGA
- a CDS encoding ABC transporter substrate-binding protein: MPDRFSRSTLLTALLPALLSAPMASAAPVSVPTERGPLTLPAPARRVVALEYSFVDTLLALGVRPVGAALGTQGGDRGAPPYLRPKVGGITHTGSRGQPSLEAMAAARPDLILADALIHKDSAAGFARLAPTAVFPSRRADLDELNNQTLQIGRLVGREAAARQLLADQKTLIAKARAFTKKGAPTFVAGVVTPTSFTVHTQGSFAGSFLEAVGRRNAVPVRDGQTQFETSLEGLVALNPQTLVLFTAPDEKPVTDTWAKNPLWQKLSAVKRGRVYTFNRDDWTRGRGPTALKLMTAQAIESRFLQDAAPARGFQYQP; the protein is encoded by the coding sequence ATGCCCGACCGTTTCTCACGTTCCACCCTGCTGACCGCCCTCCTCCCGGCCCTGCTGAGCGCCCCGATGGCCTCGGCTGCGCCGGTCAGCGTACCCACCGAACGCGGCCCCCTGACCCTGCCCGCCCCCGCCCGGCGGGTCGTGGCGCTGGAGTACTCGTTCGTGGATACCCTGCTGGCCCTGGGGGTCAGGCCGGTCGGCGCGGCGCTCGGCACGCAGGGCGGCGACCGGGGCGCGCCCCCCTACCTGCGCCCGAAGGTGGGCGGCATCACCCACACCGGCAGCCGGGGGCAGCCCAGCCTGGAAGCCATGGCCGCCGCCCGCCCGGACCTGATCCTCGCGGACGCCCTGATCCACAAGGACAGCGCCGCCGGGTTCGCGCGCCTCGCGCCGACCGCCGTGTTCCCCAGCCGCCGCGCCGACCTGGACGAACTGAACAACCAGACCCTCCAGATCGGCCGGCTGGTGGGCCGCGAGGCCGCCGCCCGGCAACTCCTGGCCGACCAGAAGACCCTGATCGCCAAGGCCCGCGCCTTCACGAAAAAGGGAGCGCCGACCTTCGTGGCGGGCGTGGTCACGCCCACGTCGTTCACGGTGCACACGCAGGGCAGTTTCGCCGGCAGTTTCCTGGAAGCGGTGGGCCGCCGCAACGCCGTCCCGGTCCGTGACGGGCAGACGCAGTTCGAGACCAGCCTCGAGGGACTGGTCGCCCTGAACCCGCAGACGCTGGTGCTGTTCACCGCCCCGGACGAGAAGCCCGTCACGGACACCTGGGCGAAAAACCCGCTGTGGCAGAAACTGAGCGCCGTGAAACGCGGCCGGGTGTACACCTTCAACCGGGACGACTGGACCCGTGGGCGCGGCCCGACCGCCCTGAAACTCATGACCGCGCAGGCCATCGAGAGCCGCTTCCTGCAGGACGCCGCGCCCGCACGGGGCTTCCAGTACCAGCCGTGA
- a CDS encoding FecCD family ABC transporter permease — MTALSAGAPRFTTARAVTVAVILAVLCAVLGILALGLGAVPTPARSVLAALLGGGDDLTRQLVLDLRAPRVAVALLCGAMFAASGTVMQGVIRNPLASPDLIGVGAGAGLAATVFLLAWPAAPPGGLPWAALAGAWGGFGLVLLLAQERGGRLHPVRLALVGVAVAAALGAAQQLVLVRAPDGLGSALTFLTGTVYGADSLRAARLLPWALVLLPAAWALHRTLDILNLGEDLATSLGTRVNPSRLLALGVGVALAGAAVTGAGILGFVGLLAPHVARLLVGARHARALPVSMLLGAALVLAADTLGRTLLPPLEVPAGLLTTLVGAPYFLYLLRKTP, encoded by the coding sequence GTGACCGCCCTCTCCGCAGGTGCGCCGCGCTTCACGACCGCCCGCGCCGTCACGGTCGCCGTGATCCTGGCCGTCCTGTGCGCCGTGCTGGGCATCCTGGCGCTGGGGCTGGGCGCGGTCCCGACCCCCGCCCGCTCGGTGCTGGCGGCACTGCTGGGCGGCGGGGACGACCTGACCCGTCAACTGGTGCTGGACCTGCGCGCCCCGCGCGTGGCCGTGGCGCTGCTGTGCGGCGCGATGTTCGCGGCGTCCGGCACGGTCATGCAGGGTGTGATCCGCAACCCGCTGGCCTCGCCGGACCTGATCGGCGTGGGGGCCGGGGCGGGACTGGCCGCGACCGTGTTCCTGCTCGCGTGGCCCGCCGCGCCTCCCGGCGGGCTGCCCTGGGCGGCGCTGGCCGGTGCGTGGGGCGGCTTCGGGCTGGTGCTGCTGCTCGCGCAGGAACGCGGCGGGCGGCTGCACCCGGTGCGGCTGGCGCTGGTGGGCGTGGCCGTGGCCGCCGCGCTGGGGGCCGCGCAGCAACTCGTGCTGGTCCGCGCGCCCGACGGCCTGGGCAGCGCCCTGACCTTCCTGACCGGCACCGTGTACGGCGCCGACAGCCTGCGCGCCGCGCGCCTGCTGCCCTGGGCGCTGGTCCTGCTGCCCGCCGCCTGGGCGCTGCACCGCACGCTGGACATCCTGAACCTCGGCGAGGACCTCGCCACCAGCCTCGGCACGCGCGTCAATCCCTCGCGGCTGCTGGCGCTGGGCGTGGGCGTGGCCCTGGCGGGCGCCGCCGTGACCGGCGCGGGTATCCTGGGCTTCGTGGGCCTGCTCGCCCCGCACGTGGCGCGGCTGCTGGTCGGCGCGCGGCACGCCCGCGCCCTGCCGGTCTCGATGCTGCTGGGCGCGGCGCTGGTCCTGGCGGCCGACACGCTGGGCCGCACGCTGCTGCCCCCCCTGGAAGTCCCGGCCGGACTGCTGACCACCCTGGTCGGCGCCCCGTACTTCCTGTACCTGCTGAGGAAAACCCCATGA
- a CDS encoding ABC transporter ATP-binding protein, with protein MTDPLPTHRPAPLVTRDLRLGYGQNVIIPDLNLSIPAGQVTSIIGPNGCGKSTLLRALARLLPPGRGSVLLDGQALHTLPGREIARRLAILPQGPVAPEGLSVEELVWFGRHPHQGRFPVRRPGDREAVEWALDQTGMRVFAGRALEDLSGGQRQRAWIAMSLAQQTDILLLDEPTTYLDPAHQLEVLHLAQRLNREQGKTVVMVLHDLNQAARYSDHLIALRGGEIHAHGPASEVLTHDMLRDVFGLKAHLLTDPDTGCPHVIPYALTR; from the coding sequence ATGACCGACCCGCTGCCCACCCACCGCCCCGCCCCGCTCGTCACCCGCGACCTGCGCCTCGGGTACGGCCAGAACGTGATCATTCCGGACCTGAACCTCAGCATCCCGGCCGGGCAGGTCACGTCCATCATCGGCCCGAACGGCTGCGGCAAGAGCACCCTGCTGCGCGCCCTGGCCCGCCTGCTCCCGCCGGGGCGGGGCAGCGTGCTGCTGGACGGGCAGGCGCTACACACCCTGCCGGGCCGCGAGATCGCCCGCCGCCTCGCCATCCTCCCGCAGGGCCCCGTGGCGCCCGAGGGCCTGAGCGTCGAGGAACTCGTGTGGTTCGGCCGTCACCCGCACCAGGGCCGCTTTCCCGTCCGCCGCCCCGGGGACCGCGAGGCCGTCGAATGGGCGCTCGACCAGACCGGCATGCGCGTCTTCGCGGGCCGCGCCCTGGAAGACCTCAGCGGTGGGCAGCGGCAGCGCGCCTGGATCGCCATGAGCCTCGCGCAGCAGACCGACATCCTGCTGCTGGACGAACCCACCACCTACCTCGATCCCGCCCACCAGCTCGAGGTGCTGCACCTCGCGCAGCGCCTGAACCGCGAGCAGGGCAAGACGGTCGTGATGGTCCTGCACGACCTGAACCAGGCCGCCCGCTACAGCGACCACCTGATCGCCCTGAGGGGCGGCGAGATCCACGCGCACGGCCCGGCCAGTGAGGTCCTGACGCACGACATGCTGCGCGACGTGTTCGGCCTGAAAGCGCACCTGCTGACCGACCCGGACACCGGCTGCCCGCACGTCATCCCGTACGCCCTGACCCGCTGA
- a CDS encoding iron-siderophore ABC transporter substrate-binding protein, translated as MRLPSLQTLPLLALPLLTGTAAAAHYPVTVPHTSGQTTLRAEPRRVVALGPHALDLLLSLGVQPAAYGEAAQIATRDYGSPIRQIRYLGSRVTGAPINVGDRFNPNLEVLLSVKPDLIVGENYAAANYPALTRLAPTLLLHGIHSGDWQKSVVTLGRALNREPQARAVLSRHATLIRRAAQDVPAPLRGARALVVWNAGGPQRDVFTVLGPRDWTGGFFQSLGFRLVLPGSADPSLGEGYRKVSSEALAGLDADVVFLIASSRNTTAQARRDWQANPLAQRLNASRSGRVYVLDQQLFGRLRGPIGEELMIRELQRQWKP; from the coding sequence GTGCGTCTTCCATCCCTCCAGACCCTTCCCCTGCTCGCCCTGCCCCTGCTGACCGGCACCGCCGCCGCCGCCCACTACCCGGTGACCGTTCCGCATACGTCCGGGCAGACGACCCTGCGCGCCGAACCCCGCCGGGTCGTCGCGCTCGGCCCGCACGCCCTGGACCTGCTGCTGTCACTCGGCGTGCAGCCCGCCGCCTACGGCGAGGCCGCCCAGATCGCCACGCGCGACTACGGCTCCCCCATCCGCCAGATCCGCTACCTGGGCAGCCGCGTGACCGGCGCACCCATCAACGTCGGGGACCGCTTCAACCCCAACCTGGAAGTGCTGCTGTCCGTGAAACCCGACCTGATCGTCGGCGAGAACTACGCCGCCGCGAACTACCCGGCCCTGACCCGGCTGGCCCCCACCCTGCTGCTCCACGGCATTCACAGCGGCGACTGGCAGAAAAGCGTCGTGACACTGGGCCGCGCCCTGAACCGCGAACCGCAGGCCAGAGCGGTCCTGAGCCGCCACGCGACCCTGATCCGACGCGCCGCGCAGGACGTGCCCGCCCCGCTGCGCGGCGCCCGCGCCCTGGTCGTCTGGAACGCCGGCGGCCCGCAGCGGGACGTGTTCACGGTCCTCGGGCCGCGCGACTGGACCGGCGGCTTCTTCCAGAGCCTGGGCTTCCGGCTGGTCCTGCCCGGCAGCGCCGACCCCAGCCTCGGCGAAGGTTACCGTAAGGTCAGCAGCGAGGCCCTGGCCGGCCTGGACGCCGACGTGGTCTTCCTGATCGCCTCGAGCCGCAACACGACCGCGCAGGCCCGCCGGGACTGGCAGGCCAACCCGCTCGCGCAGCGCCTGAACGCCAGCCGCAGCGGCCGCGTGTACGTCCTGGACCAGCAGCTGTTCGGCCGCCTGCGCGGCCCCATCGGTGAGGAACTGATGATCCGTGAACTCCAGCGCCAGTGGAAACCCTGA